The following coding sequences lie in one Primulina huaijiensis isolate GDHJ02 chromosome 2, ASM1229523v2, whole genome shotgun sequence genomic window:
- the LOC140971056 gene encoding protein trichome birefringence-like 34, with the protein MAPLENTKDQLDDFEFSQMGVRTWNLRSKTHYLAGIFLIVLVTAAIYNLAGNNGGIPLEQAAQQIDREIANATREEESVIAHNDNNTTTVSRCDMFKGRWVFDNISFPMYKERDCSFMIEDHACEKYGRKDLKYQQWRWQPQDCDLPRFNGTAFLEKIRGKKLVFVGDSLNRNQYISMLCLIESSLSSSVNKSAIRNGNYFGFNAVDYNASIGFYWSPFLVESNNDDPFIHRLQDRVVRIKSIENHGRHWINADILIFDSFIWWLEPTMTILWGSFGSDDAIYKRVDTREETRYRVYEIGLNTWLDWLEFNINTTKTKLFFMSLSPSHRLGESWGEVKNCYNTSEPISKEDYWGIMSDRRMMRVVESAIEKLESRGIKIQYLNITQMSDYRKDGHPSIYRKFFHSMSEEQLKDPTSYSDCHHWCLPGVPDYWNQVLYAHIMNS; encoded by the exons ATGGCTCCATTGGAAAACACAAAAGATCAATTagatgattttgaattttctcaAATGGGAGTTAGAACATGGAACCTTAGATCCAAGACCCATTACCTGGCAGGCATCTTCCTCATAGTCTTGGTGACTGCAGCTATTTATAACCTTGCGGGAAACAATGGCGGAATCCCATTAGAGCAAGCAGCGCAGCAGATTGATCGGGAGATCGCAAATGCAACGAGAGAAGAGGAATCGGTAATCGcacataatgataataatactaCTACGGTTTCACGCTGCGACATGTTTAAGGGAAGATGGGTTTTCGATAATATATCGTTTCCGATGTATAAAGAGCGGGATTGTTCTTTCATGATAGAAGATCATGCTTGTGAGAAGTACGGGAGGAAAGACCTCAAATATCAGCAATGGAGATGGCAGCCTCAGGATTGTGATCTTCCAAG GTTTAATGGCACTGCGTTTCTGGAGAAAATAAGGGGGAAGAAGCTTGTGTTTGTAGGGGATTCATTGAATAGAAACCAATACATCTCTATGCTTTGCTTGATCGAGTCATCACTTTCTTCATCGGTAAACAAATCAGCGATCAGAAATGGAAATTACTTCGGCTTTAATGCCGTG GATTACAATGCAAGCATTGGGTTCTATTGGTCTCCGTTTCTAGTCGAATCGAACAATGACGACCCTTTCATCCACCGGCTACAAGACCGGGTGGTAAgaattaagtccatcgagaATCATGGCAGGCACTGGATTAATGCAGATATACTAATCTTTGATTCTTTTATATGGTGGCTGGAGCCAACTATGACCATCTT ATGGGGTTCATTTGGAAGCGACGATGCAATCTACAAAAGAGTCGACACGAGAGAAGAGACGAGGTATCGCGTGTACGAAATTGGATTAAACACATGGTTGGACTGGTTGGAATTCAATATCAACACAACCAAGACAAAATTATTCTTCATGAGCCTGTCCCCTTCTCACAGATT GGGTGAGAGTTGGGGTGAAGTGAAGAACTGCTATAATACAAGTGAGCCTATTTCGAAAGAAGATTACTGGGGAATCATGTCCGATCGTAGAATGATGCGCGTAGTAGAATCGGCGATCGAGAAACTGGAGTCCAGAGGGATTAAAATTCAGTACTTGAACATAACTCAAATGTCAGACTATAGAAAAGATGGTCACCCGTCGATTTATAGGAAATTTTTCCATTCGATGAGTGAGGAGCAATTGAAGGATCCTACAAGCTATTCGGATTGTCACCATTGGTGTCTTCCGGGAGTGCCTGATTATTGGAATCAGGTTCTATATGCTCATATTATGAATTCTTGA
- the LOC140960807 gene encoding abscisic acid receptor PYL4-like: MKMPSELPKSSLLLDRIKETPTTAAACKLTYRHPSAAPVPDHELQHHSQAVGQNQCCSAVSQHISAPVSTVWSVVRRFDNPQAYKHFIKSCHVIVGDGDVGTLREIHVISGLPAVSSTERLEILDDERHVISFSVVGGDHRLANYRSVTTLHAAENGGGTVVVESYVVDVPQGNTKEETCVFVDTIVKCNLQSLANTAEASARRNASP, translated from the coding sequence ATGAAAATGCCTTCCGAGCTGCCAAAATCATCCCTTTTACTCGACAGAATCAAAGAAACCCCGACCACCGCAGCCGCGTGTAAACTAACCTACCGCCATCCCTCTGCCGCTCCAGTCCCGGACCACGAGTTACAGCACCACAGCCAAGCCGTAGGCCAGAACCAGTGCTGCTCCGCCGTCTCTCAGCACATCTCCGCTCCGGTCTCCACGGTATGGTCCGTCGTCCGCCGCTTCGACAACCCACAAGCCTACAAGCACTTCATCAAGAGCTGCCACGTCATCGTCGGGGACGGCGACGTCGGCACCCTCCGAGAGATCCACGTCATATCCGGACTCCCCGCCGTGAGCAGCACCGAGCGTTTAGAGATCTTGGACGACGAGCGGCACGTCATCAGCTTCAGCGTCGTCGGTGGGGACCACCGCCTGGCGAACTACCGCTCCGTCACCACGCTGCATGCGGCGGAGAACGGCGGCGGCACGGTGGTGGTGGAGTCGTACGTCGTGGACGTGCCGCAAGGTAACACCAAAGAAGAAACCTGTGTTTTTGTTGACACCATTGTGAAATGCAATCTTCAGTCCTTGGCGAATACTGCGGAGGCTTCAGCTAGGCGTAACGCTTctccataa
- the LOC140971059 gene encoding uncharacterized protein At5g01610-like — protein sequence MDQILNKVGSYWLGQKANKEFSSVGDDINSVSTSIEGGAKWLVNKIKGKMQKPLPELLKEYDLAIGIFPRDATNYEFNEETRKLTVHIPSVCEVGYKDSSVLRFSTVVTGYLDKGKLSDVEGIKTKVIVWVKVTCISSEKAKLHFTAGMKKSRSRDAYEVLRDGISLEKY from the exons ATGGATCAAATCTTGAATAAGGTTGGTTCGTATTGGTTGGGTCAGAAGGCCAACAAGGAATTTAGCTCAGTTGGCGATGATATTAAC tcaGTATCAACCAGCATTGAAGGAGGGGCCAAATGGTTGGTTAACAAAATCAAAG GAAAAATGCAAAAACCATTACCCGAACTCCTGAAGGAGTATGATCTAGCCATAGGCATTTTCCCTCGTGATGCGACGAATTATGAGTTCAATGAAGAGACAAGAAAGCTTACTGTTCACATTCCGTCAGTGTGCGAAGTTGGTTACAAGGATTCATCTGTTCTGCGTTTCTCAACTGTTGTAACTGGTTATCTGGATAAAGGTAAACTGAGTGATGTTGAGGGTATTAAAACTAAGGTGATTGTTTGGGTCAAAGTGACTTGCATATCATCTGAGAAAGCAAAACTCCATTTCACTGCTGGTATGAAGAAATCTCGAAGTAGAGACGCTTACGAGGTTCTTAGAGACGGGATAAGCTTAGAGAAGTATTAA
- the LOC140971058 gene encoding uncharacterized protein yields MVATTTAAETAPSFHQNSEFYSNEVIVSPQIHDGLEFWQFMIAGSIAGSVEHMAMFPVDTLKTRMQVISSSYKTPSISIKQSLGSIVKLEGIGGLYRGIAAMGLGAGPAHAVYFSVYETCKKLLSAGNPNNSMAHAASGVFATVASDAVITPMDVVKQRLQLKGSPYKGVCDCVKKVFVEEGVGAFYASYRTTVVMNAPFTAVHFATYEAAKRGLTKVSPESGREDETLLVHATAGAAAGALAAAITTPLDVVKTQLQCQGVCGCDRFLSSSIGDVVRSILKKDGYTGLTRGWIPRMLFHAPAAAICWSTYESVKSFFEELNGKRIAL; encoded by the exons ATGGTAGCCACCACCACCGCGGCGGAGACCGCCCCTAGTTTTCATCAGAATTCTGAATTTTACTCAAATGAAGTCATTGTCTCCCCACAAATACATGACGGCCTCGAGTTCTGGCAGTTCATGATCGCGGGTTCCATAGCTGGTTCTGTCGAACATATGGCCATGTTCCCTGTGGACACCCTCAAAACTCGCATGCAGGTTATTTCTTCTTCGTACAAAACCCCCTCCATTTCTATCAAACAATCCTTGGGCTCCATCGTGAAGCTAGAAGGGATTGGAGGCCTGTATCGCGGCATTGCGGCGATGGGATTAGGCGCTGGTCCAGCCCATGCTGTGTACTTCTCAGTGTACGAAACTTGCAAGAAGCTACTGTCCGCAGGGAATCCCAATAACTCAATGGCTCATGCAGCTTCTGGAGTGTTCGCTACCGTTGCGAGTGATGCTGTTATTACACCAATGGATGTGGTGAAGCAACGGCTGCAGTTAAAGGGCAGTCCATACAAGGGAGTGTGTGATTGTGTCAAGAAAGTGTTTGTGGAAGAAGGGGTTGGAGCTTTTTATGCGAGTTATCGTACAACTGTGGTGATGAATGCGCCATTTACTGCTGTCCACTTCGCTACCTACGAGGCTGCTAAAAGGGGTTTGACGAAAGTGTCACCGGAGAGCGGACGTGAAGATGAAACTTTGTTGGTGCATGCAACTGCTGGTGCGGCAGCAGGTGCGTTGGCTGCAGCCATAACCACACCGCTTGATGTTGTCAAAACTCAGTTGCAGTGCCAG GGTGTTTGTGGGTGTGATCGATTTTTGAGTAGCTCGATTGGGGACGTTGTTCGATCGATCTTGAAGAAGGATGGATATACTGGACTGACAAGAGGGTGGATTCCCAGAATGCTATTCCATGCACCAGCTGCTGCAATTTGCTGGTCTACATATGAATCTGTGAAAAGCTTTTTCGAAGAACTTAACGGAAAAAGAATAGCTCTTTGA
- the LOC140971061 gene encoding small ribosomal subunit protein eS4x-like: MARGLKKHLKRLNAPKHWMLDKLGGAFAPKPSSGPHKSRECLPLILILRNRLKYALTYREVIAILMQCHVLVDGKVRTDKTYPSGFMDVVSIPKTNENFRLLYDTKGRFRLHSIRDEDAKFKLCKVRSVQFGKKGIPYLNTYDGRTIRYPDPLIKANDTIKLDLETSKIVDFIKFDVGNVVMVTGGRNRGRVGVIKNREKHKGSFETIHVQDATGHEFATRLGNVFTIGKGAKPWVSLPKGKGIKLSIIEEARKRIAAQSAATA, from the exons ATG GCGAGAGGTTTGAAGAAACACTTGAAGAGGCTCAATGCTCCAAAACATTGGATGTTGGACAAGCTTGGTGGTGCTTTT GCTCCAAAACCATCTTCTGGACCACACAAGTCAAGAGAGTGTCTGCCTTTGATCCTTATTTTGCGAAATAGGCTAAAATATGCTCTAACTTATCGCGAAGTCAttgccattttgatgcaatGTCATGTTCTTGTTGATGGGAAGGTCAGAACAGATAAAACATATCCTTCTGGTTTTATGG ATGTTGTCTCCATTCCAAAGACCAATGAGAATTTTCGCTTGCTTTATGACACCAAGGGACGATTCCGTCTACACTCTATCCGGGATGAGGACGCCAAG TTCAAGCTGTGCAAAGTtcgttcagttcagtttgggaAGAAGGGTATTCCTTATCTCAATACCTATGATGGAAGGACTATTCGCTATCCAGATCCACTCATCAAGGCCAATGACACCATCAAACTTGATCTTGAGACCAGCAAGATTGTTGATTTCATCAAGTTTGACGTTGGGAACGTTGTGATGGTGACTGGTGGTAGGAACAGGGGACGAGTAGGAGTAATCAAGAACCGTGAGAAGCACAAGGGAAGTTTTGAGACTATTCACGTCCAGGATGCTACTGGACATGAGTTTGCAACTCGATTGGGCAATGTTTTCACAATTGGCAAGGGTGCTAAGCCTTGGGTGTCTCTTCCGAAGGGCAAAGGTATTAAGTTGTCTATCATTGAGGAGGCCAGGAAGAGGATTGCCGCACAGTCTGCAGCAACAGCTTAG
- the LOC140971062 gene encoding gamma-interferon-responsive lysosomal thiol protein-like isoform X2 — translation MASKRLVLGFISTCSLAILWSLSQANNVSANSLLEDSSVLDSEDKVNLSVYYESLCPFCANFIVNHLVKVFQTDLISIVNLRLVPWGNTQISPNNSWICQHGADECQLDVVEACAINKWPTVETHFKFIYCVETLHLMNRHTDWQSCFGSTGLDPKPLENCYNSGLGYKLEKVYADETAGLNPRHRFVPWVVVNNQPLQEDFQRFVDYICKTYRGNKTPEACKSSSFEIEAAANSTPQVCYVT, via the exons ATGGCTTCCAAAAGACTCGTTCTTGGGTTCATTTCTACATGTTCTCTGGCAATTCTTTGGTCACTTTCTCAAGCCAACAATGTTTCTGCAAATAGCCTATTGGAAGATTCATCTGTCCTTGATTCTGAAGACAAGGTTAACTTATCTGTGTACTACGAATCCCTGTGCCCATTTTGTGCAAACTTCATCGTGAACCATCTGGTGAAGGTTTTTCAGACGGATCTTATCAGCATTGTGAATCTTAGGCTAGTCCCTTGGGGCAACACCCAGATTTCACCGAACAATTCTTGGATTTGTCAG CATGGTGCAGATGAGTGTCAGCTGGATGTTGTAGAGGCCTGCGCCATTAACAAATGGCCTACAGTG GAGACACACTTCAAGTTCATATACTGTGTAGAGACTCTACATTTGATGAACAGACACACAGACTGGCAATCTTGTTTCGGTTCCACCGGTTTGGATCCGAAGCCCCTCGAAAATTGCTATAATAGTGGTCTTGGCTATAAG CTCGAAAAAGTTTATGCGGATGAAACAGCTGGTCTCAATCCTCGGCACAGATTTGTGCCATGGGTGGTCGTCAATAATCAGCCTCTCCAAGAA GATTTCCAGAGATTTGTGGACTACATATGTAAAACTTACAGGGGAAACAAGACGCCCGAGGCTTGCAAATCGAGTTCGTTTGAAATCGAAGCAGCAGCTAATTCCACACCTCAAGTTTGCTATGTTACCTGA
- the LOC140971062 gene encoding gamma-interferon-responsive lysosomal thiol protein-like isoform X1, giving the protein MASKRLVLGFISTCSLAILWSLSQANNVSANSLLEDSSVLDSEDKVNLSVYYESLCPFCANFIVNHLVKVFQTDLISIVNLRLVPWGNTQISPNNSWICQHGADECQLDVVEACAINKWPTVETHFKFIYCVETLHLMNRHTDWQSCFGSTGLDPKPLENCYNSGLGYKNVMQLEKVYADETAGLNPRHRFVPWVVVNNQPLQEDFQRFVDYICKTYRGNKTPEACKSSSFEIEAAANSTPQVCYVT; this is encoded by the exons ATGGCTTCCAAAAGACTCGTTCTTGGGTTCATTTCTACATGTTCTCTGGCAATTCTTTGGTCACTTTCTCAAGCCAACAATGTTTCTGCAAATAGCCTATTGGAAGATTCATCTGTCCTTGATTCTGAAGACAAGGTTAACTTATCTGTGTACTACGAATCCCTGTGCCCATTTTGTGCAAACTTCATCGTGAACCATCTGGTGAAGGTTTTTCAGACGGATCTTATCAGCATTGTGAATCTTAGGCTAGTCCCTTGGGGCAACACCCAGATTTCACCGAACAATTCTTGGATTTGTCAG CATGGTGCAGATGAGTGTCAGCTGGATGTTGTAGAGGCCTGCGCCATTAACAAATGGCCTACAGTG GAGACACACTTCAAGTTCATATACTGTGTAGAGACTCTACATTTGATGAACAGACACACAGACTGGCAATCTTGTTTCGGTTCCACCGGTTTGGATCCGAAGCCCCTCGAAAATTGCTATAATAGTGGTCTTGGCTATAAG AACGTAATGCAGCTCGAAAAAGTTTATGCGGATGAAACAGCTGGTCTCAATCCTCGGCACAGATTTGTGCCATGGGTGGTCGTCAATAATCAGCCTCTCCAAGAA GATTTCCAGAGATTTGTGGACTACATATGTAAAACTTACAGGGGAAACAAGACGCCCGAGGCTTGCAAATCGAGTTCGTTTGAAATCGAAGCAGCAGCTAATTCCACACCTCAAGTTTGCTATGTTACCTGA
- the LOC140971060 gene encoding importin subunit beta-1-like — protein sequence MALEITQYLLSAQSPDANVRTGAENTLGQFRDQNLPGFLLSLSVELSNDGKPTESRRLAGIVLKNSLDAKEAATKDQLVQHWIAIDNTSKCQIKSSLLNTLGSAVQEASHTAAQVIAKIASIEIPRKEWPELVGSLLANMTQPDKPASLKQATLETLGYVCEEISHEDLVQDEVNSVLTAVVQGMNVSEQSPEVRLAATKALLNALDFARTNFENEMERNYIMKVTCDAALAKETEIRQAAFECLVSIASTYYEVLEPYMQKIFELTSNAVRGDEEAVALQAVEFWSSICDEELELQDYEVPESGDSIASHSHFIEKALPTLVPMLLETLLKQDEDQDQDDGIWNLAMAGGTCLCLVARTVGDAVVPLVMPFVETNISKADWRSREAATYAFGSILEGPSIEKLSPMVNAGLDFLLNAMKDENSHVKDTTAWTLSRIFELLHSPASGFSVITPANLQKILGVLLESIKDAPHVAEKVCGAIYFLAQGYEDAGPSSSLFTHYVPDIMTSLITAADRTDGSDSKLRSSAYETLNEVVRSSNLVEISQIIAKLLPVVMSKLEQTLNLQIISSDDREKQGDLQASLCGVLQVIIQKLSSADETKSIILQVADQIMLLFLNVFACRSSTVHEEAMLAIGALAYATGREFGKYMQEFYKYLEMGMQNFEEYQVCAISVGVVGDISRALDEKFLPYCDGIMTLLLKDLSSAELHRSVKPAIFSCFGDIALAISEHFEKYISYVLPMMQNASEVCAQMDYNDEEMMDYGNLLRRSIFEGYSGILQGFKNSKAELMLPYAPHLLQFIDLVAKDKQRDESVTKAAVAVLGDVADALGSNIKTLFKDCSFCAELLGECLQSDDEQLKETAAWTQGMIGRAFSVNG from the exons ATGGCTTTGGAGATCACCCAATATCTATTGTCTGCTCAATCCCCTGATGCAAATGTTCGGACTGGGGCAGAAAATACTCTTGGTCAGTTCCGGGATCAAAACTTGCCGGGATTCTTGCTATCGTTGTCTGTTGAACTTTCCAATGATGGCAAACCTACCGAGTCTCGTAGACTTGCTGGTATTGTCCTTAAGAACTCCTTGGATGCTAAGGAAGCTGCGACAAAGGATCAGCTTGTCCAACATTGGATAGCAATTGACAACACTTCTAAATGTCAGATAAAAAGCTCTCTGTTGAACACCCTCGGGTCCGCTGTTCAGGAAGCTAGTCACACTGCTGCCCAAGTAATTGCAAAGATAGCTTCGATTGAAATTCCCCGGAAAGAATGGCCAGAACTTGTTGGTTCACTGCTTGCCAATATGACTCAACCAGATAAACCTGCATCCCTGAAACAGGCTACACTTGAAACACTTGGTTATGTGTGTGAGGAGATATCTCACGAAGATCTGGTTCAGGATGAAGTCAATTCTGTTCTAACAGCTGTTGTTCAAGGAATGAATGTTTCAGAGCAAAGCCCGGAAGTTCGTCTCGCTGCAACTAAGGCTTTATTGAATGCCCTTGATTTTGCTCGGACCAACTTTGAAAACGAGATGGAGAGGAACTATATCATGAAGGTGACATGTGATGCTGCGTTGGCAAAAGAGACAGAAATCAGACAGGCCGCATTTGAATGTCTAGTTTCCATTGCATCTACATACTATGAGGTACTTGAACCTTATATGCAAAAGATCTTTGAGCTTACATCTAATGCAGTCAGAGGAGATGAGGAGGCCGTTGCCCTTCAAGCAGTAGAGTTCTGGAGCTCCATTTGTGATGAAGAATTAGAGCTTCAAGACTACGAAGTCCCCGAGAGTGGTGATTCTATTGCTTCTCACTCTCATTTTATTGAAAAAGCTCTACCAACTTTAGTGCCTATGCTGCTCGAAACTCTACTTAAGCAGGATGAGGACCAAGACCAGGATGATGGGATTTGGAATCTGGCCATGGCTGGTGGCACGTGCCTTTGTCTTGTTGCCAGGACTGTTGGAGATGCTGTTGTTCCTCTGGTGATGCCTTTTGTAGAAACAAACATATCGAAGGCTGACTGGAGATCACGGGAGGCCGCTACATATGCATTCGGCTCAATCCTCGAAGGTCCAAGCATTGAGAAGCTATCCCCCATGGTGAATGCTGGGCTAGATTTCCTGCTCAATGCGATGAAAGATGAAAACAGCCACGTGAAAGATACGACTGCTTGGACTCTTAGTCGTATCTTTGAGTTGCTGCACTCACCGGCTAGTGGTTTCTCTGTAATCACGCCTGCTAACCTTCAGAAAATTTTGGGCGTCTTGTTGGAAAGTATAAAAGATGCTCCACATGTGGCTGAGAAGGTTTGTGGAGCTATTTATTTTCTCGCTCAGGGGTACGAGGATGCTGGGCCAAGCTCTTCCCTTTTCACACATTACGTTCCAGATATCATGACTTCTCTGATCACCGCAGCCGATCGGACTGATGGCAGTGACTCTAAACTCAGATCTTCTGCTTATGAAACACTTAACGAGGTTGTTAGGAGTTCAAACCTCGTTGAGATATCTCAGATCATTGCCAAACTTCTCCCTGTTGTCATGTCCAAGTTGGAACAAACTTTAAATCTTCAAATTATATCGTCTGACGACAGGGAAAAGCAAGGAGATTTGCAAGCCTCTCTCTGTGGTGTGCTTCAGGTTATCATTCAAAAACTAAGCAGTGCAGATGAAACTAAGTCCATAATATTACAGGTGGCTGATCAAATCATGCTGCTCTTCCTCAATGTTTTTGCTTGCCGTAGTTCTACAGTTCATGAAGAAGCTATGCTTGCTATTGGTGCACTGGCCTATGCCACCGGGCGAGAGTTCGGGAAGTACATGCAAGAGTTCTATAAATATTTAGAGATGGGTATGCAAAATTTTGAGGAATATCAGGTTTGCGCCATTTCTGTTGGGGTTGTTGGCGACATTTCCCGTGCATTGGATGAAAAGTTCTTACCGTATTGTGATGGGATAATGACACTTCTGCTCAAGGATCTCTCCAGTGCTGAATTACACCGCTCAGTTAAGCCTGCTATATTTTCTTGCTTTGGTGACATCGCTCTTGCAATCAGTGAACATTTTGAAAAGTACATCAGTTATGTACTACCAATGATGCAGAACGCTTCAGAAGTGTGTGCTCAGATGGATTACAATGACGAAGAGATGATGGACTATGGCAACCTGCTCAGACGTAGTATTTTTGAGGGTTATTCCGGGATTCTTCAGGGATTCAAGAATTCCAAGGCTGAGCTCATGCTACCATATGCTCCTCATCTTCTGCAGTTCATAGACTTGGTTGCCAAAGACAAACAGAG GGATGAGAGTGTGACAAAAGCAGCGGTGGCAGTTTTGGGTGACGTAGCAGATGCACTGGGGTCAAATATAAAGACGCTGTTCAAGGATTGTTCATTCTGCGCAGAATTATTAGGCGAGTGCCTTCAGTCGGATGATGAACAGCTGAAAGAAACAGCTGCATGGACACAAGGAATGATTGGTCGTGCATTTTCTGTAAATGGCTGA